The nucleotide window TGCGAACAACGACACGCCCAACAACGAGACGCCGGCACCGACGACCGCCGCCGCCCGGGTCACCCGTCCGGCCGGCAACACGGCGAACACGCCCAGGAACACCGCCGGCACACCCACGCCGGCCAACACACCCGCGAGCCACCGCGCGCGTCGAATCGTCTCTATCGACCCCGTCTGTGTCGTTGCGGCGGCGATGGCGACGACGACGGACAACGAGCCCGCGAGGAACATTCCCACCCCGAGGTAGAGTCGGCGCAGGTCGGCCGTCTCGCCGACCTTCCCCTCGTACACGTCCGCGAGGCTGGTCATACGGTTCGATACGACTCCCTCCCACAAAACACTGCGTCAGACGCTCGCACGACACCGCCGACAATCCGGGTCGGCACGGACCGGAAGGCATTACACCGGGCGACCGCGAACCGCGAGGTATGAGCGACGACGACGGCGACGAGGCGGAGCCGGCGGTGGAACTCGGCGAGGGGCCGGACGTGGAGGGCGCTCCCGTCGCACGGGTCGCCTCCCGGCTCACCTGGCCCCAGGAGCGCTCCCGCATCGAAGACAAGGAGGGCGACGCCGTGATCCGGACACCCGACGGTCCACGGGAACTGTCGGCCGTGCTGGCGGACGTCGAAGAGACGTACTTCGACCGACGGCAGGCGTTCCTGGCCGAGGTACGGGACGTGATCGGCCACGGCCCCGTCGAGACCGCCGAGTGAGCGGGCCGAAAGAGCCGAGTCGTCCCGCGACGACCGACCACCGTGAGCGAGAAGGTGGACCTCGCAGACGGCTTCGACAGCTTCGACGAACAGTGGGCGCCCCGGCTCGCTGCCGCGCCGAACGACCACACGGTGAAGCTCGCCCGCATCGAAGGGGCGTTCGTCTGGCACAGCCACCCGGACAGCGACGAGCTGTTTCTGGTCCGGGACGGTCGCGTCAGGATCGAACTGCGCGACCGTGACGACGTGACCCTGGAGACCGACCAACTGTTCGTCGTCCCGGCGGGCGTCGAGCACCGTCCGGTCGCCGACGGGGAAGCGGAGATCCTCCTGTTCGAGGCGGCAGACGTAGTCAACACCGGCGACGCCGACACCGACCGGACGAGCGAGACCGTCCCGTTGGAGTAGCTACTCGCGGAGTCGGCTGCCGAGTCGGCGACGTTCTCGCCGGAGGAGCCCCTCCCAGACGGACAACAACGCCGAGTTCAGCCGGTAGCTGACGTTCACGTCCCGGACCCAGGCGTCGTCGCCGAACAACGCGAACTGCGCCCGACGGGCTCGCTGTGACAGGGTCTCCCGTCGGCCGGCGTACGCCGCGGCCGACTCGCGCAGCGTCTCCGTCAGGAGGTCGTCGGGGACGGACAGCCCACAGGTCGTCGCCACGTCCCGGAACCACTCGACGTGGAGCACGGCGTCCGCCAGGAGGAATCGCTCGGCGAACCCCAGTTCCGGGACGACACT belongs to Halobaculum sp. MBLA0143 and includes:
- a CDS encoding DUF5789 family protein, which codes for MSDDDGDEAEPAVELGEGPDVEGAPVARVASRLTWPQERSRIEDKEGDAVIRTPDGPRELSAVLADVEETYFDRRQAFLAEVRDVIGHGPVETAE
- a CDS encoding cupin domain-containing protein encodes the protein MSEKVDLADGFDSFDEQWAPRLAAAPNDHTVKLARIEGAFVWHSHPDSDELFLVRDGRVRIELRDRDDVTLETDQLFVVPAGVEHRPVADGEAEILLFEAADVVNTGDADTDRTSETVPLE